ccctctctcttcctctctaccctttctctgtctccctcctctctctttccctccctccctccttccctccctccctccctcccccctccctcccctctctcttcctctctcccctttctctctctctctcctctctctctctctccctcctttctctctctctctcctctctctctctctccctcctttctctctctccctcctttctctctctctctccctcctctctctctctctctctctctctctctctctctctctctctctctctctctccctctctctctctctctctcatctctctctctctccctcctctctccttccctccctccctccctctctctctctctctctccctccctctccctctccttttctctctccctctcttctctccttttctctctccctctcttctctccttttctccctccctttcctttttttctctccctttctctctctttctctctctctctctctttctctctcttttctctctctctctctctctctctctctctctctctctctctctctctctctctctctctctctctctctctctctctctctctctttcactaatcTGCTTTTACTGAtcaacagtctatctatctgtctaggtagtgtaatatttatttccttatttattggaatattatattacatactaatatatttaccaagacgtaagtatatatatatcttttcagttgtttttgtttatttgtatttcaaaGTAAGACTGCAGTTACTGGAATCTTCACAAATGAATAAATCCAGAAGTTATCCTTAGATTATTGTTGTGTCCTTTTAATTTCAATTTCTcacatttatttttcccttcaataaagaaagaatgatcaCATGCCAGACTTTGAAGTCCTACAATATGAAATTAAAAGCACATACAAGGTTCTTACGATGTCACGACCCAGAGCTGATACCCGACTATTCCACAGAGCTCGAGAGGCCCAATACAACCCAGATGAAGGGGTCGTTAAGATGTACCTGCGGGGACGTCCCCTCAACTTGTACGTGCCGACCCCCATGCGTGAAATATACAATCCCTCTGGACCCACAGCACAGCCACCTGCTAAGCTGAAGTTGGAGTGGGTCTATGGTTACAGGTATGTGTGAAGATGGGAAAGTTATAATTTGTAGGGGAGAGCATGTACAAGCCatttttattagtgtgtgtgtgtgtgtgtgtgtgtgtgtgtgtgtgtgtgtgtgtgtgtgtgtgtgtgtgtgtgtgtgtgtgtgtgtgtgtgtgtgcattttgatAATTGTCAGTATCAGTCATTACAAGTATTAAAGGTTCATGAATGAAGGtcaagcatataaatataaaatttccaAATAGATTTCCTAATTTATCTAACAATTTATTTTAGGAAATTGAAGCAAGTAAAGTGTAGATAAAGTTACATTTGTTTGCATATAAGTGTTTTAATACTATTCTTAATCaatcttttcttacttctttttctcttttacccttTGTTAATGATTTTGTTTGCCTTCACAGAGGACGAGACTGTAGGAATAATGTGTACCAGTTGCCGACTGGAGAGATTGTCTACTTTGTGGCAGCTGTGGTTGTTCTGTATAATGTTGAAGATCAGATGCAGCGCCATTATCTTGGACATACAGATGACATTAAATGGTCTGTTTGAAACACTggtgttttttgtggttttttatgttattgctatAACTAATTCAGAAAGTCTGTAAGCtttagattatatatttaaaCTCTGACTTCTTCTGAAGgacctccttatttttcttcacaGTCTGGCAGTTCATCCCAACAAACTCCTCATTGCAACTGGACAGACTGCTGGCCACGACCGCAGGGATGCTCGGGTATGTTCCACTTCTAACACACTCTTTTCCTTTAGATATTACTATGATCTTaggtacaaaaaaaaggaaataaaaaaaaagagggaaaaagatagtGATGTAGATGCCCATGTCCTTCAGAAAGGTATGAGCCAGGGTATAGAATTAGGCAGAATAGATAGTGTACAGGTGTTACAGATTTATGTTTAACTTATTATTAGCTTCCCATAAGGAGCTTTTTCATGTGAATTGTTTGTTTTGACAGTATTTTATATGCTGTATAGAAGGAAAGGTTCATGACTTAGAAAAAAGGGGTTTGGAATAATAAGTTACTGGCTCCTGTGCATTAAAGAGGGTAGATGAACATACATCAATGTACTTTATGCTTGGTATATGCTATAGTCAGGAGATAGATTagattatagttatatttatcatGTCTTCATTTATCTGTATCACAGTACAGTATTCACTATTCAACTGTATCACATATACAGTACTCAAACAACATGAAACATTCATTTCAGTCTTCCAACAATGACACACACCCCTTCCCTTCAACAGAGAAGCAACTTGTGTGATTTAACACCATGGCTTATACTTGTCAGCCTGTCAAAAATCCCAAATGACGGAAATGTCTCGTTCCCGAAAgctaaaaagatttttttttctttgagaataACAGACAATTAGCTAATGAGTGTGTCGTTCATGCATGGGACTTAGAAAAACTCATGTAATAGTGCCATGAATTgacagaacattttttttttttttttttttttttttttttctaaaaattgtAGATGCTTTCAGTATGGTGTGATTTTTTCTCCTTAATTTGTTGGTGAGGAAAATGTGCTGTACTGGAGTATGGACATCCATGTGTTCACATTTGTTTACTAAAATTGAAGAGTTGTGCCACAGAGGCTGGGTTGTGGAAAATCGTGGAAGTCAAACAGCCAGACTTTCTGGACAGTAGGGACAGTACTGAGCCTGTCTGGTCTGCCAGTACAGACAGATAAAGGGTTTAAAAGTTGCTCTTCAGATGTATGACAGATCTTAAATCCTGTGCTGATAAGATAGCAGTGATTTTATTTATGGGCCTCAGAAAAGGTTAGAAGTGGTTACCAAAATATATTTACGCACGCCTAGTTTAGAAAGCATCTTTGACACAATTCTTTGAATAACTGTTTATGTCCCTTGATGGTGGTGAGCAGTCATGGCGCCTCAACCCTCCAGCGGATCCTTTGAGCCCTGAGGCCGAGGAGTGGGTACGTAGCAGTCGTCCCCAAAGAGAGAACCCAGAGAACTGCTCAAAATGCCGTTCCCGTGAAAGTCCAAATAAAGCATAATCTGATGCTGCTTTGAGAAAGATGGATGTTTGGTTGTTGTTCTTGAATAATgagatttgactttttttttgaagcagtatttttccccttcccttagaGTATTATAAAGTGGGGCATATCTTTGTGTAGAATGATGATTTTTGCAGTATTTTTCATAGACTGGTTAAGAGCAGTTGTTTACAATTCACTGCTGTTATGGCATTAAACAACAAAATGTCTCCCACAAATGAGCCCTTGCTATAGTTGCATCTTCACGGGATATGCATTTTGATTATCATGGGCATTGGACTCACTTATGATATACTCCTTGAGAGATATCATAAAGTAGAACAAATACCCAGACTGGTTCTCCCTGTACAGATTAACCCTGGCGATCTCTCAACACCATCGCCTGTGCTCACAATACTCTCACTACAGCTTGCTGGCTACACTTGTGCAGTAACTGGCACTAACTTCAGATTGGCACTGATTGGCAATGATACACCTGATGGTATTTTAGTTGCTGATTTAGTGTGTGATCTGAATGTATGATGTTTTAGTGCATAGAAGCAGAAACTAGAAAGCATTAGAGCTATAGTCGTGAAGCACGCAGTAACCAACGACTTAATAAGAATCTTTTATACTGAGGAAAGAGACAAGTAAATCTTTATTACTAAATACTGAATATTTTCTGCCTTACTTGATGAGTTCTTTAAATGAGgagaatatagatatgtgtgtatgcatatatatgtaagtccatgtacatatatgtatgtgtatatgtatttgcatgtatgtgtttgtatatctatctatcaacctgtatatacatacatatatatatatatatatatatatatatatatatatatatgtgtgtgtgtgtgtgtatgtgtgtgtgtgtatatatatatatatatatatatatatatatatatatatatatgtgtgtgtgtgtgtgtatgtgtgtgtgtgtatatgtgtgtgcatctgtatatatatatatatatatatatattatatacatacatacatacatacatacatacatacatacatacatacatacatacatacatacatacatacatacatacatacatacatacatacatacatacatacatatacacatacatatacacatacatatacacatacatatacacatacatatacacatatacacatatacacatatacacatatacacatacacatatacacatatacacatatacacatatatacatatacatatatacatacatgcatacacacacacacacacacacacacacacacacacacacacacacacacacacacacacacacacacacacacacacacacacacacacacacacacacacacacagacacacacacacacacacacacacacacactcccttgtatgtttgtgtacacatgtgtgtatgtatatatatatatatatatgaacttactTTTCATATGTGGCCATTATGTACCTATAATGGCTATTTTGAATTACGAAATAATTTCTGTAAGACAGTTAAGGGAGCACCCTTATCATTTGATTTATGGCCAAATACATATTCCACTATGGAAAGGATTTTCATAAATTGACTATCTACTGGAACCTCATCAGAATTTGGTGGAGATATGAGAAGTAAACACATCTAGTGTATATTTTCAATACCTCTTCTAAAAGAAATACATGATTTCCCAAAGTATATAACACTCACAACATAAAACTTCTGTCTCTAATCTTCATGCCAACCACTCAAAATAAGACATAGAAAGATGTTCTTAATGTATAGTATTACAAATAAGAAGAGACATTGTAAAGACTATGTAAAAACAGGGCTTTGATACTCCTTTACTTTTACATTATGTCTTTACCACGTCATTTAACTGAAAAGATTTGAAATTATAGATATTGTTTgaagtaataaatattattagtaatgataattgtttctTAAAATGGTATTACTATTGCCAGATTCGGAAAGCTGATGAACATTAAGGGCATCTTTGTATTATAACTTTTCAGATCATTGTGCATGGCATCTTCCAGAAGAAACTGACACAACCATTAACACTAAAATTTTATCACTGCATTAAGATTGCCTAAACGAATGAAAATACTTGTCATGACATATCCGAGTATGTTAAAGCATAAACTTGAATATTGTTTGATGGATGACATGAGAATTGAAGTGACATGCCTTGATGATTAACAATTTTCTGTTCCCATTTTGCGGTCTCTCTAGATAAGGATGCTAGCGGTAATTTAAATGAGTATTAGCTTCACTCTTACCTCCATTCTAGATTGTATCATTTATCTTCTTTGCATggcgttttgttttatttttgttttcatttttctttgtgttgcactggctttttttttttcttttgttttcttcttttttttttagatgtgtgATGCACCAATtagtattatatattgatatatatttgacAGAGTGTACAGAGGACAGCACAGCATCCTTGGTAGTTAAATTTGTTGAAAGCACTCACTGTTACTGATATTGCACTGCGATTCAGGCATCGTTCCCTTGCATGTACATTAGTGATTTTTGATAGTTGCTTTCATTAAAAATTTTGGTAGTTTGCCACATAATATTTTAGGGAAGGAAATATAATACCTATACTTGAATACAAAtacagaagataaagaaaaaaatatctttgctgttatttattttaaagaacAAGTTAAgtacatattttcatatgtgcAGTGGTAGATGTAAGACAGGTGTATGGCACATGCCTTTATTTTgcacagcagagagagaaaaagaaaacagaatatgaTGTTGGTTATATTCATGCTTCTACCCCCAGAAAACTTTTAGCTTTATTATATGGCAACcaactgttattatgatcattattctttattattgttattattacaagtattactgttattatcattatttatattattgttattattgttattattgtggttattattatcattattatttttggcattatttctttatttttacttcaaGTTTTGACAACCTAGAGGCCATCTTTATTGTAGTGATTTTTATATAGCTTCCCTCtagttcttctccttttattctcttgGAGCTTTAACCTAGATTTAGAAAAAAGTTTCATGTTTTAGATCTCACTTTCCCCATACCTTTTATATTACTACTGTGGTTTCTAAAATAAAATTCTTTCAGGGTAAAACTATTGTGTTTGCTTTTAGAATAGATATGAGCTTTTACTcctttttatttgtgatttttctcccctctcccctcccctccaaatcttaataatatattattatcatcattatactgttGTATTAATTTAGCTGTGGATATTTTCACTGGATAAAGCAGCCTAGCTTTTTAAGTTCAGGGAAATATAATGTGGTTGCAGTGATGCTCTGGTTATGCCTAATATGTGTGATATCTTATCTCTTTTGTTTAATTGTAGCAAAAGGATCAGTCAGTGATAAGTGTATTTTTTACATCGTCACTAAGTGTCTTTTTGGTATGTGTCTATTTTTTGGGGCAtgtcttaaattttttttttttttttagtgagcaAAGCCTAATCTTTTCAATGACTATCCCATACTTAGCCCCACATCCGTGTCTGGGATAGCGTGAGCCTCAACACCCTTCATGTCATTGGCATCAGTGATATTGAACGCTCGGTGGCCTGCCTGGCCTTCTCCAAAGCGGTATGTAAGAATTTGTTCAGTAGcgataatctttatttattttttatcttttttccccccATATTTTTTTGCTAAATAGTGGTTTCCAGGTAAAACATATTTCTATCTTGGATTTTTATGATTTGTAATTTAGAATTGGAAATAATCCAGATTTGTAAAAATTTGTTCCTCTGTGAACTAGGAACTTTAATAGGTTCTGAAGTGTTAACTTTTTGTCTTCTCAGGATGGTGGGAGTCTCCTGGTAGCAGTTGATGAAGCCCCCGACCACAACATGTCTGTCTGGGATTGGtcacgaggagagagaggttacAAACTTCTGGAAACCAAAGTGAGtctccatcattatctttttatattttgtgaTGAATATGTTGATGTCTAGAGTTTGTGGTTGTTTCATTTGGGTAGTACTGTGTTTTTGGGTGATTAATGTATTTGAATtgtgatatgtttatttattgaggTAATATATACTTGATTTTAGATTTGTTTAATTTCTGGTTTTATGACCTTCCACATCCTTTAATGCTTCGTCATCATTTTGCAGTGTGCGGCTGATCAGGTCCTTGCCGTGGACTTCTCCCCAGTGGACCGCAACACCATCATCACATGCGGGAAGAACCACATCTCCTTCTGGAATTATGAGAGCGGGATGCTTGCCAAACGAATGGGCATCTTTGAGAACAGGGAGCGGCCCAAGTATGTCACGTCCATCTCCTTCACCGACACAGGCAATGTAATTTCGGGTGACTCGAACGGTAACCTGCTCATCTGGCAACGAGGTTAGTGTTGATCACATTTAAGTATTATATTTCAGGAAGGATTCTCATGGTGAATTACTGAAGAAGGACCTTCTTTAAAATTTCTTCAAGATGATTCTGTGATTCTTATTTTGATATTAGAACATCAAAATTTTCTTGAAAAATGGAGGAAGTAAAATAAATCTTTCATTGTAatctttcatccttttcctcagTGTACATCATCTCTGTAAATGTTTTATAGGTGGCAATACCGTGTGCAAGATGGTTCGGGGAGCACATGAGGGCCCAGTGTTCTCCATCCTGGTGCAGAAGGATGGAGCCATCATCACCGGAGGGAAAGACGGACGCATCATTGAATGGGATCGTGATCTGGAGCGCACTGGCAATGTGATTGAGGTAacctatgtttttttattgttaattgtttGTTTTCTACTTGAAATTGATGGTAACTATTCTATAATATTTAATGTATttcttaatattagtattgttatgatttatataaatatgataatgataatggtagttattgtaataataatgatattaacaatataattattgttattgttgctttatagttactatattatcatcatccattatagtgatattgataatatattactGTTAATTTTCTGTTAAAGGTTCCTGAGCAATATGGTGCCCCACGTGTGGTTACCTCAGGCCGAGGGACACAGTTGGTTGTGGGTACGACCAGGAATTGTGTTCTTGGAGGAACATTCACTTTTCCTCTTAGACCAGTTATGCAAGTAAGTAAATgtcttttatttcataatttcctTGCTTCATAATTCCCTAAGATTCTGAATCATTCATTCAAGAGAGTTTATTTTTTCTGcctaatccttattatcatcatcaaagagATGAGATTTGAAGGATAGTTGAACCGACAATTATAGCAGTGGGTAAGGACACATATTCAATTTTCTATTCAAGTTAATtggttcttctctttttcctgtcttttcctttttcatcttcctcttcgtcatcctttttcctctttgtcttatttttaatgttatcatcattattatgatcattattctctaTAGGGTCACACTGAAGAACTGTGGGCTTTAGCTCCTCACCCTAGCCAGCAGCAGTTCCTGACAGCGGGATATGACCGTACCTGCTACCTGTGGGACACCATGGCTCACACTATTGTTTGGAGCAAGGACATTGGGGTAAGAAGTGTTTTTTTCTGGAATGTATTGGAGGAAATTGCAAAGCTTATTACCTTTGCTGAGGTTTTTATTTGTATGAGGTGTGAATTAAGTTACTTTAGCTTTTAAGCAACTTAGGTACTGATTTCTGAAATTGCCTCAGGAACACGCCCAGTCTGCTGCCTTTTCCAATAATGGAGAAATAGTAATCATCGGTACGACCAGTGGCCGTTGGTTCGTCATGGATTCAGAAACCCGAGAAATGTATTCACAGCACCAAGATGGAAATGAGCCAATtcaggtaatattattattatattatgtttgaCATGTGTTTGATCATTGGCAATGGTAAAGTTGTATGTTAAAAAATCAAAAAGGTgtttaaaaagaataagaaataatttaCAGTCATTGTTATATTAGTAAGCTTGATGTTTGCACTAGATATCAAAATCTATTATTTAATTGCCTTTCCTTTTGTTTGCTAATTCCCTGAATGTAATTATAAATTTTTCATACACAGGTTCTCAGATTTTCTCCAAGTGGACAATATCTTGCTGTAGGCTCAAGGGATAACAACATCTACGTCTACCAAGTATCAGAAGATTGCCGCAAGTACACTAGAATTGGTAGATGCCAGGTATGTTTATTCCCTTATTTTAGCAACTATTTCTAGATTATCTTAGGATTAAGGAATTTTGTTAGTATGACTTTTGTCTTTGAGGAAGAGTGAAAGTTCTGTCTCGCAATATAACCATCATGAGGCTTCTCTTTTCATGCATACTAAAGGCTAAGACTAGAAAAGCCAGGTACCAAAGCATATCATCAGTGGTAAGCATCATACCTTATTACCCTTAATACAAGTGCATACAAGCTGAGTGTGTCCCTCTGCAAATGCTTTTTTACTCTGGaatgtgatggtgtgtgtgggaaggttttgtattactgttattttagtgTTGTATGCTAATGGgatgttattttcctttctctgtccttttttttttttttttttcaatggtagATTTTAAAGGCTTATTTACTTTATGCTTTATGGGTACACCAGGCATGAAATTGAATTACTCTTCTTGTTTTATTGGATTTACAGTGTGTATGTTGGAAAATATTCAAGAACTGTTACCTGTAAGTACACATCTGTCCTGGGTTTCTTTGTGGATTAACCTTTTTGAATCTGTTTTCAGGGTCACTCAAGTTTTGTGACTCATCTAGATTGGTCTGCTGACAGCCAGTTCCTGCAGTCAAATTCAGGCGATTATGAACTGCTATTCTGTAAGTGTATGCTTAAATTTTGTgcctattcttactattactggATTTCTCAATATAACTTTGCCTGAATATGATACCTGTttacagtaatataaaaaaataatacaaattctgTCAGCTCATATTCAATTTTCTTCCCTAGGGAATGCTGGCCTGTGCCGCCAAATTGTACAAACATCGCAGATGCGAGATGTGGAATGGGCAAGCAACACCTGCACTCTCAACTTCTCAACCCTTGGTATCTGGCCTGAGGGAGCTGATGGCACAGACATCAACACCTGTGCTAAAGCCAACCAGTCGTCATTGCTGGCGACAGGTGATGATTTTGGGAAAGTGAAGGTGTTTGCCTTCCCTGCTTGCAATCAAAAGGTATGATCAgtttttgttatcctttttttgttaatgatgatgatgatgatggtgatgatgatgttacaaatacatacacacatcaatacacagacatacatttctGTATaccacatgtatatttataactactttagaaaagaatatattgATTGTGTTCAGTTTTTGTAATTGATACTAGTAATAGCAAACAGTGCAAAGTGGGTTTCCCCCCCAATCAATATTGCTATTTGCTATAACATGTTAAAAAAGATGGAATGCTGTATTAACAgacaaaatttaaataaaatataagaaatcaAGATATTAAATTCACCAGCATTCCAAATCCTTTTTCTTATAAGGGTATACAAATGGGAGAGAAGGATCTTGTTTTGAACAACATGTTTTCAAAAGACAGgatgttgatgaaaaaaaaaacttggaactttatatataatgaaatatataatttttatttaagcACCAAACctctatacaaataaaaaaatgttcaGTTTAGTTCATAATGTAACCCTTATAACTGTATATGCCCCTTCTCCATAAAGGGGCTATAATATAGTAAATATTTACAGCATCTTTATGAATGTTCAAAATCTTTGTCCATCTATTAACAATCTAAATTACTTTTTTCCAGGCTCGATGCTATGAGTATGGCGGGCACAGCAGTCACGTAACAGCTGTCGGGTACTTGCACGACGACTCGCGACTCATCTCCACTGGGGGTCGAGACACAGCCATCATGCAGTGGGTCGTCTCAGctgcttcttctccctcctcctcctcctcacaccgctgaaggagacaggaagaaatagagaaggagaagtgtgACCTGTGAAATAGAATCTGAAAAGTGGCTTCTTCGTGCGAGGTGCAGACGACTCTCATTTACAGATTAATTTTTTAAAGACGTTTTTAAAGCCTTTTGCTAATACATCTTGTACGGTTGTGTATTACAGTTTATTGAATTTTTATAGCTACTGGATGTTGACTTGTATTTAAatattaatctcttttttttcaactaaGTAACAGAAGCTGTGCTTGGGTTAAAATGTGCTTTTATTTTATGAAAAGGAtcatagatggatgaatgaaagAGTATTTAAGAATAAAGAGCATAACTAAATCCAACCTGTGAACTTGATAGATTAATCAGAGGATCTGGTtgtgaagaagtaaaagaaatcaAGATGGTGCTGGTTTATGAAGTGGCGTTCTTTGTGTAACAAAGAAGTATTTGGATAAATGGAAAGGGATATCTtaatcatctctctcctttttctttcttttttatccctccTTGTTATATATAGTGTCCTCTTATTTCTTGTGCTAATGGTGTTGAGAAAGGTACTGGTCATGTCTTAGTCTTCCTAAATAAGCAGACTGAAACAAGTATAA
The window above is part of the Penaeus chinensis breed Huanghai No. 1 chromosome 14, ASM1920278v2, whole genome shotgun sequence genome. Proteins encoded here:
- the LOC125032544 gene encoding echinoderm microtubule-associated protein-like 2 isoform X10 produces the protein MAQNEMIENENQSLRDRVADLEKKVHEQTDEIMCLRSTLADVLRRINTIEGARDTRKKSSSRTNHQPEHPFIASFPSSVVNSHSGGRATPTKEGVRLRHHHSDSARDVSKRASSYVPGRSPSATQISRRSAHYQSTSSLYSDGHSSSSVSPAPSPSPTHAQAQASHHPVHHARHTPSPSPFASPARPQQLGALNKRWASTSDFATPSHTARAHSPTPTNSQLSRRPNSGSLHNLNNLRSSTSQLNLTRHGAREAQYNPDEGVVKMYLRGRPLNLYVPTPMREIYNPSGPTAQPPAKLKLEWVYGYRGRDCRNNVYQLPTGEIVYFVAAVVVLYNVEDQMQRHYLGHTDDIKCLAVHPNKLLIATGQTAGHDRRDARSWRLNPPADPLSPEAEEWPHIRVWDSVSLNTLHVIGISDIERSVACLAFSKADGGSLLVAVDEAPDHNMSVWDWSRGERGYKLLETKCAADQVLAVDFSPVDRNTIITCGKNHISFWNYESGMLAKRMGIFENRERPKYVTSISFTDTGNVISGDSNGNLLIWQRGGNTVCKMVRGAHEGPVFSILVQKDGAIITGGKDGRIIEWDRDLERTGNVIEVPEQYGAPRVVTSGRGTQLVVGTTRNCVLGGTFTFPLRPVMQGHTEELWALAPHPSQQQFLTAGYDRTCYLWDTMAHTIVWSKDIGEHAQSAAFSNNGEIVIIGTTSGRWFVMDSETREMYSQHQDGNEPIQVLRFSPSGQYLAVGSRDNNIYVYQVSEDCRKYTRIGRCQAKTRKARYQSISSVGHSSFVTHLDWSADSQFLQSNSGDYELLFWNAGLCRQIVQTSQMRDVEWASNTCTLNFSTLGIWPEGADGTDINTCAKANQSSLLATGDDFGKVKVFAFPACNQKARCYEYGGHSSHVTAVGYLHDDSRLISTGGRDTAIMQWVVSAASSPSSSSSHR